One genomic region from Knoellia sp. p5-6-4 encodes:
- the phoU gene encoding phosphate signaling complex protein PhoU: MRHAFHEDLDKISDQLVEMTRLVGSAMSRATTALLDADIQLAQTVIDGDKAVDAMREAIDELAIDLLARQNPVATDLRIIVTGMRMSSDLERMGDLARHIAKVARLRYPDTAVPAEVRSEIVQMGNVAGEIVAKAGSVIASKDVKAAAELDRDDDAMDDLHRELLNRLMEGPWKYGVQSAVDLALISRYYERFADWAVTVSHRVIYLVTGEWDEGITSMDHEEQEDDATD; this comes from the coding sequence ATGCGCCACGCGTTCCACGAGGACCTCGACAAGATCTCCGACCAGCTCGTCGAGATGACCAGACTGGTCGGCTCCGCCATGTCGCGCGCCACCACCGCCCTGCTGGATGCCGACATCCAGCTGGCCCAGACGGTCATCGACGGCGACAAGGCCGTCGACGCGATGCGCGAGGCGATCGACGAGCTCGCCATCGACCTGCTCGCCCGGCAGAACCCCGTCGCCACCGACCTGCGCATCATCGTCACGGGCATGCGGATGAGCTCCGACCTCGAGCGCATGGGCGACCTGGCCCGCCACATCGCCAAGGTGGCCCGCCTGCGCTACCCGGACACGGCCGTGCCCGCGGAGGTGCGCTCCGAGATCGTGCAGATGGGCAACGTCGCCGGCGAGATCGTCGCCAAGGCCGGCTCGGTGATCGCGTCCAAGGACGTCAAGGCCGCTGCGGAGCTCGACCGCGACGACGACGCCATGGACGACCTGCACCGCGAGCTGCTGAACCGGCTCATGGAGGGCCCGTGGAAGTACGGCGTGCAGTCCGCCGTCGACCTCGCCCTGATCAGCCGCTACTACGAGCGCTTCGCCGACTGGGCGGTCACGGTCTCCCACCGCGTCATCTACCTCGTCACCGGCGAGTGGGACGAGGGAATCACGAGCATGGACCACGAGGAGCAGGAGGACGACGCGACCGACTGA
- a CDS encoding ATP-binding protein → MDVGTAAVLSGFAGLVIGVFAVLAVRYSERQMHEVPEPEQPPALPAGVGAVLAVLRSSAIVVDSSDAVITTSPAAVSYGLVRGQELAHAELRELARQVRRDGVIREAELELSRGPLGRGRVFMQARVAPLGSSQVLLLLDDRSEAHRLEEVRRDFVVNVSHELKTPVGGIGLLAEAVADAKDDPEAVERFARRMQVEAARLSQLVKEIVDLSRLQVADVLHEPRLVDISSAVHEALERSRVEADAQKIELAEAAEPDLKVFGDEELLVTAVRNLIGNAIAYSDQGTRVAVGVRRAGNAVEISVADRGHGIPESEQDRIFERFYRVDAARSRTTGGTGLGLAIVKHICANHGGDVTVWSREGRGSTFTIRLPAAVDRSGENGPTHDPQREAAE, encoded by the coding sequence GTGGACGTGGGAACCGCCGCCGTGCTGTCCGGCTTCGCCGGGCTCGTCATCGGCGTGTTCGCCGTCCTCGCCGTCCGGTACTCCGAGCGGCAGATGCACGAGGTGCCCGAGCCGGAACAGCCACCGGCACTGCCCGCAGGTGTCGGCGCCGTTCTCGCGGTGCTGCGCTCGAGCGCCATCGTCGTCGACTCCTCCGACGCCGTGATCACCACTTCGCCGGCCGCGGTGTCCTACGGGCTGGTCCGCGGGCAGGAGCTCGCGCACGCCGAGCTGCGGGAGCTGGCCAGGCAGGTGCGCCGTGACGGAGTGATCCGCGAGGCCGAGCTCGAGCTGTCGCGCGGACCGCTCGGCCGCGGTCGCGTCTTCATGCAGGCTCGGGTGGCGCCGCTCGGGAGCAGCCAGGTGCTCCTGCTGCTCGACGACCGCAGCGAGGCACACCGCCTCGAGGAGGTCAGGCGTGACTTCGTGGTCAACGTCAGCCATGAGCTGAAGACCCCCGTGGGCGGGATCGGGCTGCTCGCCGAGGCGGTGGCCGATGCCAAGGACGACCCCGAGGCGGTGGAGCGGTTCGCGCGGCGGATGCAGGTCGAGGCGGCCCGGCTGAGCCAGCTGGTCAAGGAGATCGTCGACCTCTCGCGCCTGCAGGTCGCCGACGTGCTGCACGAGCCCCGCCTGGTCGACATCAGCTCCGCCGTGCACGAGGCGCTCGAGCGTTCGCGCGTGGAGGCCGACGCCCAGAAGATCGAGCTGGCCGAGGCCGCCGAGCCCGACCTCAAGGTCTTCGGTGACGAGGAGCTGCTGGTCACCGCGGTGCGCAACCTCATCGGCAACGCCATCGCCTACTCCGACCAGGGGACCCGGGTGGCCGTGGGGGTCCGCCGGGCCGGGAATGCCGTCGAGATCAGCGTGGCCGACCGTGGGCACGGCATCCCCGAGAGCGAGCAGGACCGCATCTTCGAGCGCTTCTACCGGGTGGACGCGGCACGGTCGCGGACGACCGGTGGCACTGGGCTCGGCCTGGCGATCGTCAAGCACATCTGCGCCAACCACGGCGGTGACGTCACCGTCTGGAGCCGCGAGGGCCGCGGCTCCACCTTCACCATCCGCCTCCCCGCGGCTGTCGACCGCTCTGGGGAGAACGGCCCGACCCACGACCCGCAACGAGAGGCCGCCGAATGA
- a CDS encoding response regulator transcription factor: MTRILVVEDEVSYSDPLSYLLKKEGYEVSVAETGTEALEEFDRAGADLVLLDLMLPGLTGTDVCRALRQRSAVPVIMLTAKDSEIDKVVGLEIGADDYVTKPYSSRELLARIKAVLRRRAEPEELLPATLEAGPVRMDVERHVVTVNGEQASMPLKEFELLEMLLRNTGRVLTRMQLIDRVWGSDYVGDTKTLDVHVKRLRAKIEPDPGNPRHIVTVRGLGYKFEAD; this comes from the coding sequence ATGACCCGCATCCTGGTGGTGGAGGACGAGGTCTCGTACTCCGACCCGCTGTCCTACCTGCTGAAGAAGGAGGGCTACGAGGTCTCGGTCGCGGAGACCGGCACCGAGGCGCTCGAGGAGTTCGACCGGGCCGGAGCCGACCTGGTGCTGCTCGACCTGATGCTCCCGGGGCTCACCGGCACCGACGTGTGCCGGGCGCTGCGGCAGCGCTCGGCCGTGCCGGTCATCATGCTCACCGCCAAGGACAGCGAGATCGACAAGGTCGTCGGCCTGGAGATCGGCGCCGACGACTACGTCACCAAGCCGTACTCGTCCCGCGAGCTGCTGGCCCGGATCAAGGCGGTCCTGCGCCGGCGCGCCGAGCCCGAGGAGCTCCTGCCGGCGACGCTGGAGGCCGGCCCGGTGCGGATGGACGTCGAACGCCACGTGGTGACGGTCAACGGCGAGCAGGCCTCCATGCCGCTGAAGGAGTTCGAGCTGCTGGAGATGCTCCTGCGCAACACCGGGCGGGTGCTGACCCGGATGCAGCTCATCGACCGGGTCTGGGGCAGCGACTACGTCGGCGACACCAAGACCCTCGACGTCCACGTGAAGCGGCTGCGGGCCAAGATCGAGCCGGACCCCGGGAACCCGCGGCACATCGTGACCGTGCGCGGGCTGGGCTACAAGTTCGAGGCGGACTGA
- a CDS encoding CarD family transcriptional regulator, with translation MVFKVGETVVYPHHGAALIEEINTRTIKGEDKLYLKLKVAQGDLTIEVPAENCDLVGVRDVVGQDGLDKVFEVLRAPHTEEPTNWSRRYKANLEKLASGDVIKVAEVVRDLWRRDKDRGLSAGEKRMLAKARQILVSELALAEKTNEDKAEAILDEVLAS, from the coding sequence ATGGTTTTCAAGGTCGGCGAAACGGTCGTGTACCCGCACCACGGGGCTGCACTGATCGAAGAAATCAACACCCGCACGATCAAGGGCGAGGACAAGCTCTACCTGAAGCTCAAGGTGGCTCAGGGTGATCTGACCATCGAGGTCCCTGCCGAGAACTGCGATCTCGTGGGCGTCCGCGACGTCGTCGGCCAGGACGGGCTCGACAAGGTCTTCGAGGTCCTCCGCGCTCCGCACACCGAGGAGCCCACCAACTGGTCGCGCCGCTACAAGGCGAACCTCGAGAAGCTGGCCTCCGGCGATGTCATCAAGGTGGCCGAGGTCGTCCGCGACCTGTGGCGCCGTGACAAGGACCGCGGCCTGTCCGCCGGTGAGAAGCGCATGCTGGCCAAGGCTCGCCAGATCCTCGTCTCCGAGCTGGCCCTGGCGGAGAAGACCAACGAGGACAAGGCCGAGGCCATCCTCGACGAGGTCCTCGCCTCCTGA
- the ispD gene encoding 2-C-methyl-D-erythritol 4-phosphate cytidylyltransferase: MSVAVVLVAGGQGTRLGAAEPKVFVTLNGEPLLGHALSRALAVRAVGHVVVVAPQTHLQAARAVADGTTRPEAVDVVVGGAERTASVAAGLAALRPDDDVVLVHDAARALAPAELFESVIAAVEAGNPAVVPGLPVADTVKTVDGDGRVRGTPDRDHLRAVQTPQGFTRTLLQRAHAGGASASDDAGLVERLGEPVVVVPGDPRAMKVTTPHDLAVAAVYLREELRG; the protein is encoded by the coding sequence CTGAGCGTCGCTGTCGTCCTCGTGGCAGGAGGACAGGGCACTCGGCTCGGCGCTGCTGAGCCCAAGGTATTTGTCACGCTGAACGGCGAGCCGCTGCTCGGGCATGCCCTGAGCCGCGCGCTCGCCGTTCGTGCTGTCGGCCACGTGGTGGTGGTCGCGCCGCAGACCCACCTCCAGGCGGCCCGGGCGGTCGCCGACGGCACGACCCGGCCCGAGGCCGTCGACGTCGTGGTGGGGGGCGCCGAGCGCACGGCCTCGGTCGCCGCGGGTCTGGCGGCGCTGCGCCCTGACGACGACGTCGTCCTGGTGCACGACGCGGCCCGGGCGCTCGCGCCGGCCGAGCTCTTCGAGTCGGTCATCGCCGCGGTCGAGGCGGGCAACCCGGCCGTGGTGCCAGGACTCCCGGTCGCCGACACGGTCAAGACGGTCGACGGCGACGGCCGGGTGCGCGGAACGCCCGATCGTGACCACCTGCGGGCGGTGCAGACGCCCCAAGGGTTCACGCGCACGCTGCTCCAGAGGGCGCACGCCGGCGGCGCGTCGGCCAGCGACGACGCCGGGCTGGTCGAACGTCTCGGCGAGCCCGTCGTCGTCGTGCCCGGCGACCCCCGCGCCATGAAGGTGACCACGCCCCACGACCTGGCGGTCGCGGCGGTCTACCTGCGCGAGGAGCTCCGGGGCTAA
- a CDS encoding GNAT family N-acetyltransferase: MSEPMAIPVLTGPTVTLRPHVDADLGPILERCADPDSIRWTTVPTPYTEDMGREYLAEIMQPSQKQVSWAIEREGAYAGTIDLRAWSREPGHSSGNIGFVTHPRVRGLGVMSEAVGLVVDHAFTDLGWELVAWQANVGNYASYKAAWRNGFPVPQLVPALLDHKGRMLDGWHSVLEPDLPRDPVAPWDEVCAVLKEHERTARRPG, encoded by the coding sequence ATGAGCGAGCCCATGGCGATCCCCGTCCTCACCGGCCCCACCGTGACCCTGCGCCCGCACGTGGACGCCGACCTCGGGCCGATCCTCGAGCGCTGCGCCGACCCCGACAGCATCCGGTGGACGACCGTGCCCACGCCCTACACCGAGGACATGGGCCGGGAGTACCTCGCCGAGATCATGCAGCCGTCCCAGAAGCAGGTCTCCTGGGCCATCGAGCGCGAAGGCGCCTACGCGGGCACCATCGACCTCCGGGCGTGGAGCCGCGAGCCGGGCCACAGCAGCGGCAACATCGGGTTCGTCACCCACCCGCGCGTGCGCGGCCTCGGCGTGATGTCGGAGGCCGTGGGCCTGGTCGTCGACCACGCCTTCACCGACCTCGGGTGGGAGCTCGTGGCCTGGCAGGCCAATGTGGGCAACTACGCGAGCTACAAGGCCGCCTGGCGCAACGGCTTCCCGGTGCCGCAGCTCGTCCCGGCCCTGCTCGACCACAAGGGCCGCATGCTCGACGGCTGGCACTCGGTGCTCGAGCCCGACCTGCCTCGCGACCCCGTGGCCCCGTGGGACGAGGTGTGCGCCGTGCTGAAGGAGCACGAGCGCACGGCCCGCCGCCCCGGTTAG